The nucleotide window TGGATGGAAGATAACAGATCCCCGATCAAATTGCAGCTTTGCCTTGTTAACTTACTTTGAAAATGTCCATTTTCCCATTTGGAGTCATCTCTTCTGCTCCAGGAGGGAGGAGCTGCATGGTGCCTGGCTGGGCTGGTTCTGGGTCAATGGGGTGACCCtctgctgtgggggggaggggatttcTGCCCACTGCCACGTTCCGGACTTGTAGCTCCTGCATTGCTGGGCTGGGAGGACCTAAGCCCAGATCAGGTGGCTCCATGACAGAGGCATCACCCCTGGGCGGGAACTCAGCACCTGAATCTGCTCTCGCATCTCCTGCCTGCGCATGACCCATGCTGTAGAGATGCCATTGGGGGAAgctgctggggcagtgggggccctgggggttagtgggtggggagaaggggggtaaGATGTTGGGATGTTTGGGGGGCAGGTGAGTCTGTATAAAGGGTGGGATTGTGGGGGATGATGTGGGGCTGTTAATGTATGAACGTATGTGTGTGGAGAGGGGTCTGTGCGCTGTGTGTGCAAGGATTAGTATGTGTGTCAGGGGAAGTGTAGGTGTGGCTGTTGCTATGTGCGTGCATGGGCAACTTACTGTGTACACGTGGCAGAGGGGATGTGTGCACATACATTGcggggggcgtgtgtgtgtgcgcgcatatgGTGGGATATGTGCATCtggcaggttgtgtgtgtgtgtgcacgttaCGGCGGGAGTTCGTGGGTGTGCACCTCTGTGGCAGGGGTGCGCATCTGGTGTGTGGGTGTGCACGGACATTGCAGGACGGCTGTGGATGGGTATGTGGTGGGGTGTCGTGCATGTTGGGGAGGCGGGAGTGTGTGTGCCTGTGTAgcactgtgtgcgtgtgtgtgtgtgggtgtgtgcataTGTTgcggggggttgtgtgtgtgtgcgtgtgtgcatatGTTGcgggggggttgtgtgtgtgtgcgtgtgtgcacgcATGTGGTGAGGTGTGAGAATGTGGCAGGGTCTGCGTGCATACTCCCATGTGGTGGtgggtgtgtgcacacacattgcGGGCAAGTTTTGTGTGTGTCTACCCACATGGTGGGGGTGTGTATGTGATGGTGTGTGCATTCATGTGGCGGggtgttgtgtgtgtgcatgtggtgaGGTGTGTGAAGGTGGCAGATGTGTGGGGGTGTGCGCCCATGTGGCGGTGAGTGTGCCCGCCCATGTGGTgggagtgtttgtgtgtgtgtgtgcgtgcgcatgtGGCCgggtgtgtgtatgcatgcacacattgcagggagggggtgtgtgcgtgtgtgtgcacacataccATGTGGGGGGGGCGTGTCTGGATGGGTGAGGGCTCTCTCCGAGGTGCCCTGGGCTCAGTGCTGACGCTCCCTCTGGCAGCTTGGATGGTTTGGGTGCCCCGGAAATTATTCTGCACCCCCCGTTCCTGACCATGCAGAGTAAGCGGTTCCCGGAGCCCTGAGCACGAGCCTGGTGGCTCCCCGTCCTGGTGCAGAGGCTGGGcacgctctggcagctcctccggatttCATTCTGTAAACGGATAACAATGCCGTACTTCTCGTAACGTGCTCCACGGGGAGCAGGCGGCAGGGCTGGGCCATGCCACGCGGCAGGGCTGGGCCATGCCACTCGCCTGTGCACTGGGAGTGTGGTAAACGGGATGGGTAGCTGCTCTCTAGCCGCACTTGTTGACATGATGGGGAGTAACTGCAGGGGGCTGGATGATCCAGCCAGTGCTAACACTTGCTGGATGTGGGGAGGAGGCGAGCTGGACGCATTGCCAAGGGTTGTGCCCGTAGGAGGCTGGCGTGGCATTTTCCCATGGGTACCGATGGCAGAATGAGCCTCGTCAGTGTCGGTATGTTTAACAGCAGGATGCTGAAATAAAGGGTTCCCTTGTAAGTACGTCTGCGTGTTCTCTGGTTCCCAAACCGTTTTCCAAACAGCAATTAACGAGGCACCTCGCAGCCCCTGGGAGACCCGGCGGTAGGTCCTTGTTTCACAAGGGACAAACTGGTGGGGAAGGTGACTTGCCTGGGGAGCCAATAGTAGGAGTAGGATGAGTCTGGTCCCTGGCTCCAGCCGTGTCcctgagctgggaatggaacccaggagttctaGCTGCCAGTGCCTTGTGCCAGTGCCTCTCGGCACGTGCGGTTTAGTGCCGTTCCTGGCCGAGTCTAATGCTCTGCCCTCGTTTGTGTCTTGTAGGTGAAACGGCGGCCTCCATGCATTCCCCACGCTACCCCAGCCCAGCCGAACTGGATGCCTATGCACAGAAAGTCGCCAACAACCCCCTAACCATCAAGATCTTTCCCACCAACATCAGGGTCCCTCAGCACAAGCACCTTAACCGGACGGTCAATGGGTACGACACGACAGGGCAGCGCTACAGCCCCTACCCTGTGCATTCCAGCGGCTACCAGGGCCTCCTGGCCATCGTAAAGGCCTCAAGCAAAAGCATCGTGAAGAACTCGGAGGGCAAGCGGACTAAGATGTCTCCAGCAGAGGTGGCCATTGCCCCCTACCCAGTGTCAAGCACTTTAGCACCAGGCCCCTCATGCGCCGGGCACTTGAATTATCACAGTACTCAGAAGCAGCTCGAGGCACCGGTCCCCCCAAACGTGACGGTAGCTACGTCCGTCATCCCGCTCGCAGGCCGGAACTTGGCCCTGCAGCAGTCCAACTTGCCCTCTATCCAGAGCATCATCTACCAGATCAATCAGCAGTGccaggcccagggctcccagcaggcCTGCCAGGGGGTGGTGGTGACCAACCCCAGTCCAGCCAAGCACGGCGCGGCCAGTGGCTTCGCTACCATGGCGACGGCGGGCACTGCCGTGGCCTATACCAGTGCCATCCTGCCCGACTGCCGCAAAGGGGCCGAACTCGCCATAAGCTCCAACCCGGCCATGACCGTTGGCCCCAAGGCCGGCATCTACCCGGATGGCATGGATTACCTTCTCTGGCAgcaaaaacagcagcagctccgAATGTACAGCGGGGGCAGCGGAGGGGGGGGTGCTGTCAGCAAGTCCCCAGAGACGTGTGTGGGGGTCTCGCGCCCCTACACCCTGACGGGTGCGATGGAGAAGGTGAGCTCCTCCCCTTTGAACTGCGTGGCCATGCATGGCAACTTCTCAGTGGGCCAGTATCTTGCCCCTCCTTGGAACAGCATCTTGGTCACCCCCAACAGCGACTGTTACAACCCTCAGGAGCTCGCCAATGGGCACCGCGAGCTCGGTGTGCCCCCCTCCGATGGCCTGTCCAGCAAAACGCTCTGCAATACCTCCATTCTCAGCAGCAGCCTCCAGTCGCTGGAGTATCTCATCAATGACATCCACCCGCCATGCATCAAAGAGCAGATGCTGGGCAAGGGCTACGAGACAGTGTCTGTGCCAAGACTCTTGGACCATCAGCATGCCCACATTCGCCTGCCCGTCTACAGATAAGAGCCTGACGCTGCTTTCCAAACAAAGGGCCATGATGGGAACTTGACTGGCATCCATTCTCCTCTCCGGCACCACCAGGGTCTGTGGCGAAACAAAGCgagggctggagagggggggGTTGGTTAATGAAAGGGGCTGGGGGTCCCCAAAGACGCTGGAATTTATTGGGGTCATTGAACTGGATACACCTGAAACCCACTGGAAGCCACAGACGAAGGAATGCTTGTTTCTAGAGCTCTGAAATGGTCGTTTCATTTCCACGAATGTGAACAGGGAATCGCTACAAGTTGCTGCTATCCAGGGAGAGAAGATTTCGCTCTGTGCActcgtgtatgtgtgtgcacgtgtgtgtgtgtgtgtgcgcacgtgtgtGAGTGCATGTCTGTGTGCGTGTGCCAGGCGGATCTGCATGTGGGAGAACCCCCAATTCTCTCCTGCGCTGAGTCCCCAGGAGAGTTTTAAGTAAAAGAAGAGCTCCAACCCCACAACAATTCCATGCCATTGCAGCTTGGTCATGACCAGAAAGAGCTAATGCCTAATTTCTAGTTGAAGTCCATAACTTGCACTGCTTTGAGTAAAGCTAATAATTGGGGACAGTCTGGAGgctatttaagaaaaagaaaaacacttgaaaacttgaacagattttttttttagttaaatatactGTACATTTACGCGTTGGCTGCTACAGAGTCTCTTCCTCCGCTCCCTCCCCTGCCCGCCCCCATTGCTTGGGCCTAGTCTCTTACTTTCATTAAACCATACGTTTTTGATGCTTTCTCAGTGAAAAGGTGTCATTGCCCAGTTGCCCACACGGTGGGGGGAGATCCACATTAAGCTAAAGAGCCAGGGACCTGGGTAGGCAAAAAGGGCACAAAGTTAAGGATATTTTACCCTCCTCATTGTTCTTGCGGTTTTCCAAGCGTTTCCCTATCCCCCCTGTGGTAAAGAGAGAGTCTGACTTACCTCAGACAGATCTGAGGCAGGACTCCTGTTCTAATTTGTAAAAGAACCCACACCTGCTTAACAAAcccaccctcaccccatcccaaatgAAAGAGCTTGTGATCTCCCTCCATGGCTCTCAAACCAGCTGATCATTCACTACCTAGCTGGGCACAAACGTAAATCTAGCTGAGCACCTGGCAAgccatttctttttttattatcaGGAGATGAATGGGGAGCCGTTATGGTGTCTCCAGGCTCTGGGAAGTCTGCTCAGAGGAGTGGTCTgtatcccctgccccatccccaccctctatccAGGTCCCATCACAGGAACGTTCTGAATTCTAAGATTtccaaggttgttttttttctttactgtcaATTATACCTTTGTTCTGTTGCAGAGGCAACTTGCAGGTGAAGAGAAGTAGAATCACATTTAATGCATCTACCCATTGTACCAGGTTGTAATTTGCgtactttattttctttttttaaacagttcaGAAATGTTCATTATGGTCTGTTATTCAGTATGTGTAATTATGTGTTTAATAGatctattcatttaaaaaaagcagtTCTACATTACAGCAAATACAAAGTTTTTTGATGTTTAAAGGAAAACCCCCACCCCAATGAAACCCAATGTGATTGTGCTCAGAAAAGAGGTACTGTATCCTTAAAAGGCCTGTTCAAGCACTAAGTGCATTTAGAAATCTCTGAGAATGTTTTTTTTATACTAAAATTGACCATTATATTCTACTGTGAGAAGTGCTGTCTGCactatattgttttaaaaatgagagaaaatgggaaaaaaaaacaaaacaaaacccacaagcTGTGTGTCCGAATGTTGTTTTCCCAAAGTAAAACCAGGATATCATCGGCTGTGTGCTCTGGATTTTGTTTGCTGGCTGCGGCCTCTCCTGGATCATTTCAGCCcctctgcaggggtgggggaccgGAATGGCAATGGTGGAGAGCGTCAACAAAGGTTCCTGGGTGCCCACCCCACTGCATGCTCAGGATTTTGGCACTCGCGGCAAGTAAGAGAAGCAATTTCCTGACTCTTGGGggaggcggcaggagaacaatcTGCAGCCAGCAGGGCGGGTCATGGGCGGCGTGGAACTAGCCTTTTACTGAATATTATCTTGGCCGGACAGTTGCATTGGGTCCGGTTACTGCCCAGCTGTGACCTAACCAGCTGATAACATTGCTTGGTTAGGCCTGTGCTGACTGGCCTCACACCCCTAAGGAGTCCTGCTGAGCCTGGGTCTTTCCAAAGTTAGGACAACTGGCTGGGACTGTGGGGATGTCAGCTCCCAGGTCCATTCGTATAGTCCCTCTGGCGCATTGTCTGTTCGGtgacctgcttcccctcccagtGCCAGCGAGTGTTCGAACTATGTCTTTAAttcacaccccttccccagggcacCATGTGCATTACTGACAGGGTTTTACacagtgcaagaacctagaaAGACAGGCCCTTGGGCCACTGCTTAGGGTCAATTCTCCTATTGAGTCACAAAGTCAGTCCCTCCCCCTGTGCATGtctgtgtccctggaagagggaagGTACCTG belongs to Gopherus flavomarginatus isolate rGopFla2 chromosome 15, rGopFla2.mat.asm, whole genome shotgun sequence and includes:
- the FAM222A gene encoding protein FAM222A — protein: MLACLQRTQNPPAQHLACPNKTLEPRKCETAASMHSPRYPSPAELDAYAQKVANNPLTIKIFPTNIRVPQHKHLNRTVNGYDTTGQRYSPYPVHSSGYQGLLAIVKASSKSIVKNSEGKRTKMSPAEVAIAPYPVSSTLAPGPSCAGHLNYHSTQKQLEAPVPPNVTVATSVIPLAGRNLALQQSNLPSIQSIIYQINQQCQAQGSQQACQGVVVTNPSPAKHGAASGFATMATAGTAVAYTSAILPDCRKGAELAISSNPAMTVGPKAGIYPDGMDYLLWQQKQQQLRMYSGGSGGGGAVSKSPETCVGVSRPYTLTGAMEKVSSSPLNCVAMHGNFSVGQYLAPPWNSILVTPNSDCYNPQELANGHRELGVPPSDGLSSKTLCNTSILSSSLQSLEYLINDIHPPCIKEQMLGKGYETVSVPRLLDHQHAHIRLPVYR